TAGGCCTTGATATACAAACTACCAATGATAGAATTGATCTACTATAGCACACAGTACAAAAATGAACATTTCTACAACAACCCTGAACATTCACTCCTTATTAGAAACTTGAGGTTACTGGGAATAAAAGGATGCATAGCACATAAGgtttaaataaactgaaaaaaagatATGACTATTAAAAATTCTGAATATTAGGGTGATGATAAGTTGGAGTGGTAATCTTTATTACTGTAAAGTCATATCCAGGAAAAAATATGTTCATGGGGTCGAGTGATCAGATAAAATGTAGTTAAAAAGACACAGAGTGTAGTATTTCAAATAGCAATATTATTTATGGTTTCAACTtcataaaaaaattatcttttccttttcctcaaagGACTCTTTCTGAACTATataaatatgagagaaaataaacaacctGCTGATTATTTTGGTAAATCATATCCTTACTTGTCATGttggaaatttcattttctggGCAGGGGTTACAATCAAAACAGCAGACAGCTTTTCCCTCCTGAGGGGATTTTCTGTGTCCAGGACTGCAGGGCCTACTGCATATGGAGGGTGGAGTCTGAGGAAAACCAGATACATTTTAGACACAAAGGGTTTAATAAAAGTTGCAAAAGCTACCGTGATTCAAAGGAGCCACTGAAAATTCTATTAAACTCATGTATCACTGTGGAccagtggctgtggagcctcgagtggactgaactaggccctctggatacgggaGACAGTtatttaacttgaactgtttgtggGACATCCATGccgggggatcaggatccatcccttgtgcatgggcaggcttttggtaGCCTGGTGCCTGCGGTGTGGCACCCTGGGCAGCCCTGGTGCACCAGGGAGAGGCTTGAACCTGCCTTGGCTTgttgtgctgggctctgctgactcgccatgggagactttgatttGGAGGATGTAGGGATGGGGGTGGCTTGGCAGGGAAGGCTGGGCGGTGAGAGTAGGGAAGAGGTGGGATGTGTTGGTGGTATGTAGAGtagtagaaaatttctttaaataaataaataaataaataaataaataaataaataaataaataaaaaaaaataaaaaaaacctgctaCTCCTTCGATACATCAAAACACATGTGTATTTGTCCATTTATAAGGACAGAGCTCTCCTGTCCCAATCGCCTTCCTAATTTCCCATTTCTCCTATGCCATTACTATAGGTCTGCAGCACATGAAATTTGCGAAGGATTTCCAATCCACAGGAAGctattaataataacaaaaatttcattataaaaaaCCTCATGAGTCATAAAGTAAAATTTCATTGtctttaatattaatataataaatttatgGTGATCTATAAATTGTAGCacaaaacataaaaggaaaaaggaggagaacagaggaaagagagagagagagaaagacagacagagagagaaatatagaAGAGTGTATGTGAGTCACTAAATGAGTAATTGTTAAAATGTGTTACTTCAATGATGAAACATGCTGTTTTAGAGTATTTGTGCTACATGTAAATCATTTGAGTTAAGACCAAATTACCTGTCTAAAATTGGTGGCCCACTCTGTCATTTCATCAGATATGTACAATTGTGGATCATTTGGAGAATATCCAGAAAACTTTCCTATTTTCACTTTAAATCCACAGGATTGATGAAAATCTGTGATATagaaaatgtcatattctgtagccTGTTTGGCCTCCTGGTTCATGGTCACTAGGTCTCCAGCAGGATTTACAAATTGTATGTTCTTCAGTAAAGAAAACATCTAAAACACATTTGTCATTTTAGTTTCAACTATGCCTACACAGTAGGACagaaaatataagtatataatgCCAGTAATTTTCATTAGCCTCCTCTAAAAAATAACTGTATAAAGTACTCAttagtaaataaaagaaattatatgtAGAAATAAACTTTTgctacattttaaagttaaaattttatgaCTGGAATTGATACTCTAAAACACCCCACCTAAATTATATGCTTATAGAGTAGAGACACATTCTATATTTCTTCCTGGCAACATTGTTATTTGATTATGACCCTGGAAATTGCTTTCCTTAATAGATCTAAAAGTGGTAGCACTACTATTATCATCTGgaatctttgttttaaaatgataagcAACTTTTTgatcacataaaagaaaaatcattttcttgtTGTCATTTAAAAATTCCATGAAAAATGTTGTTCcttcaaatgttaaaaaaataagatatagtGTGTGTTTGCAATATTCTGAAAAATTTCttcatttagattttaaaatgctgACTTGTGTGCCAGTGTCAGCTCTGTCATAATTTATGACACTAACATGATCTTCATCGCATGCAGTGAAAGAGTCCAGAAATATATGCACCTGAGAGAAAGGTTTGTAATTTGCATGGATTTAGAAAACTACAGTTCCCCTTAAGAATGTCATCTCTATGACATACAGGCGTTTTCCCCTTAAGAATGTCATCTCTATGACATACAGGCCATTCAATCAAGGAGTAATTACCTGCCAGGCGTCAAATTCCAGCACTTTCCCATGATTCTCTGACCATGTGTCTACTTGTCCCAGAAGCATCTCATGGAGTGAGTGGGCCACAGCATACACAGCATTGTATAAATTATAACTTGAATCACTCATGGACATTCCAAACTGATGTCTAAATAACCACTTCAATAAAGTTGTGGCAGAACAATCCTTCAGTTTCTTACAATTAGATGATGACAaagaacacttaaaataaatCCACCAATGCTTAGCAAATGAAATTTCCTTACTGTAATTTGAAGGGTGCACTGTCTGCATAAATTGTTTAAAATCAGACATCTCAGAATTCTGATTTGAAAAAATGAGAGTACCATGGATGGAGTCAAGCAAGAAATCTCCTGTAACAGTGATCTTGTCAAATTGTGATATACTGACCCAgattctattaatttttaaaattttccatacTATAAAGTGTATTTGTAGATCAGAGTCTTTGTCTCCATAAACTATCACAACTTTTGCTGATGACATCATAATCTGCCTATTATACTGGTTAgcttttttaaagtatgaaatgTTGTCATTTGTGATAAAACTCACAAATGCTAAACAGACAATGTTCCTTTGCATCTCCTCTCTCAATTCAGAAAGAAATTGAATTCCACGGTCTTCATTTGAAATGATCACTCCTACCCAGTTCCATCTGAAGTGAACCAGTAGGGACACCATGGCTAGTGGCAGAGATGTGTCCTTGGGAGACATCTGGTAGAGATGAGGAAAATGTTCATGGGCATTCAGGAGAGGTTGAAAATCGCCATAGTACAGCTGAAGGACATAGAACATAAGCACAGTATGAGTAACATAGAAGGACTAATGATTGGTCTAAGACCTAAGTGTAGAAAAAAATACTAGGGGTGTTAGAAAGTGTGAATTCTTCACctcattattaaaattatatccaATTTATTGTGGCTGTTCCAAAACTACAAGTAAACTATCTTTTCTGGTAAAATGTTTCACCTTTTGCTGCCCTTCATGCCTATTTTTGAATTAAGTTGTTATGTTTCCTTCAAAAATACCTGAACATTTATCCTTGATGGGACAGAATAGAGAAAAACCAAGTCTCTACCTCTTAATCTTTATAATTCTCAGAAAATCAACTTTAAGGAGACAGTATTTCATTAAATTATCCCACTCTGACTTACCTCTGGAGTTCTGCACATGTACAGGAATGGTCCAAGTGTTGCAGGAACTTCCCACATGGGTCCTGTAAATAcgattaaatattttctctgatttttacaGTAGTAGTTAGGAAAATTTtcacttctttttgcagtagaacCAGATTTCCTCTTGTCAGCAAACAGATTACATTTGATGTCAACTAGCAGAGAAATGTTTGGTAAAATATGAGGGTTcctattgatttcttccatggcaaaataaagagagaaaatcagGTGGATGTTCTTAGGTGTCAACCTGAAAACAGAGCACAGTATTCATGAGAGATTAGGTTCCAAACATGACAATTTTATATTACACTCAATGTGAGAATAGCACTGAATTATTTTGACCCACTGTTATGGTGACACAAGTCCTCTTTATTTAATGTTTGAGATGTGAGGCCTGTGGGAGAATATTACGATTCAAAATGGTTTTTCTTTGTGGAGAGTGGATTCCATAACAATGAGATTGCCTTTTTTACTTTGCAGTTTCCTACAATTCTATCCTATTAACTGCAAACTTTGTAAAATGTATGCATGCCCCTCAGACACTAGAAAAGATTGTACTGGCTAATGTTGAATCTACTCATACCTTCATTGTATACTTCTAACATTTAACatatgtcaaaaataaatttatattatctgCTACCTAGAATGCTATACTTTTATACAGAAGCAGATTTGGACAATGTTATGATGTTGCTTAAGTtatgaagactaggtagttaaaCCTGCCTGTGTCAAAAGCTTTGAAAATCCTGAGGGATTCATAGATAATTAAAATAGCATAATACTTCTtatcctccctctttcctttcacaTACTTTCTTGCTTTCATATTGTATTTGATGATGTTCAATGTTTAGTGATATAAAGTTGGCTATTATTATACCTGCTTCCAGTGAGGAATGAGCTCCCTTCTCTTCATATGGACCCTCATGCTGTACTGATGCCTTTCAACGTATATTCTTTGCTTTGTAATACAGAACTAAACCTGGATTCAAGTTGGTGTGGTTGAGATTTGTCCTGATATGTCCTGTGTAATAGATTTACTTCAGTATCTCTTTCATTTAAGATGATTTGATTGGCTGTATCTGTTTTAATATAGTTTTATAGAGTTTGATCTTATTTAACAATAACATCTTATTTCAGTATCTCTTTCATTTAAGATGATTTGATTGGCTGTATCTGTTTTAATATAGTTTTATAGAGTTTGATCTTATTTAACAATAACATCTTATTTAAGTGTGTTGTTTATGTGTCTTTTAGGTATTGCTTTAtgttgagagctgctggtagcaatgaCTTTACTTGGGGCCCAAGAATATAGAGTAGATGGCAATGGATAGGTGagatgtcaacccaccagatAAATAATTCTCTGATGGAGGAACTTTTACATATAAGCCTTATGGGGCCACAGACTCTGGACATGGTTGCTTCCATTTGAAATTTCACATGTGTATAAACAGCTATGGTGTCTCCTTAATACCTGAACTGTAATGTGTAATTTCATCTGATgagtacatgtaatctcatgattacatctcaaacTCATGGGCACATATATCTGAGAATGATCAGGAAGAGGACTCCTCATTAAGCTCTATAATATTAGTATATGGAAGATATACTAGGATATGCTTAATAACTACATCCATTATTCCACGAGGACTCTAAGGCACTAGGGCCTGTTTTTTAATCACTAGTTCAGACTGGCATAAAGAAAACAGCAACTTCTCGGTTCTAAGACAAGCCGTATACTATTGGCTGATTTGGGGactcagaacaaattcaaactaGGCTGAATGTCTCTGTAACCATATCATAAGTCAAAACTTTACAGATATGCACAAGGACAGAGTTGGAAATGTCTACCTAAGGTTATTAATTGCAAAGCAACCCAATATACTATGCCAGTTTCTCTAGCAAGGCCTGGCTGGTAACAGAGACCAGTGGCCACTCCCTACTAAATTCTTTTGCAATTAACACTTTGTACAAAGTTCTAACCTCCATTTAGGATATAAAACTCAAGCATCAGTTAACTAATTGTTTATTATTTAGGTCCCAAATAACAATTAATCAAATAACCAAGTCCAGAGAGAAACAGATTTATGTGGGAAAATTTTTACAATTAGCCAAGGCTACAGAAGATGGTCTGGCCTCACAACCTTGAATAAAGGGGTACAAGTTCCCTTCCTTATGATCTGAGCCTACAAACaggataaaaaatatatttctaggtTTAGGAATCTTTCaatgccaccatgccccacctATGCATTGCCTTGGTAaatggctctgctccttatcATTTTCTCAAGGAATGTGCTATGACCTTTAGATGCAGCTTTTGTAACTTTTCTTTTGATTGCAAAAACCCTCCTGTTAAATGTGTATGTAGCTGTGTAGGACAATGGAAGCAAGAAAATTGGAACTTGAGAGAAAACTGAAGCTATAGAGAAATAAAGAGCATGACCTTCACATCCTGTATGTGAGTGTGATTCCCTTAGATAGAAACTTATTCCTAAAGacccttaaaaaagaaagattcctAAAATCCCACTATTCTGAAGGCATTCTATTTACAATCCTAGAGCAATGCTAGGAGTTCACCTCCCATACAGTATCAGCCTCATCCATATTTTCCATATTGCTTTGTgactaaatacatatttatatcacTAGACATAACTTGTGGTTGTGAATCTGCTATGGAATTGATTGAAACATTTACATATCTCATAATTTTTTAATGGTCATATTTGAATTAGTTTTTTTGGCAGggtcttattcttttatttcttacaaTTATCTCTTTCCCTGAAAGACCTGAAGTTATGCCATATTGTTTAGACCCTTGCCATTCTATACTGGAGATGGATATGCATTGTTTAAATTGAATTCTTCCATTCATTCAATGTAATTACTCTTCTGTGAAATGTTAGTATGTCATATGATATAGACTAGACCATAATATACAATTTAGATATTTTTGAACTTGAAAGGAGACTTTAATCTTGATAGAGAATACAGaaatacccaggatagctaaaagaatactAAATAATGAACTAATTACTGTTAATGTCACTATGGCCTCACAATGTACTACatagctgtagtaataaaaacagaattaacTTGTCACAAAATCAGATATGTTGATAAATAGAAAGTTTTGGAGCTTCAGACTAagtccacatacctatggacatcTACTTTATGAGAATGAAGCCAGCAATATATAGTGGAAATGCTAAGCACCTTTAACAATTGGTGCTGTCTAAACTGAATAGTTACATGGAAAAGAACACATAtttatccatatctatcactcagCAAAAAAACTCAACTCtgggtggatcaaagacctcctTGTAAGACCAGATATGGTggatcttttaaaagaaaaaatttggaaACAGTCTTGGACTCATGGTTtcagtaaagattttttttatgaacagaacactgataggaAATGTACCAAAATAACAATAagtaaatgagacctcatgaaaccaaAAAGCTTTTGTATAGTAAAGAACACCATCATTGAGACATAGTTGCAGGctggaaaatgggaaaagatccttATTCATCAGGGTACAGTAAATCAAATGTACTTTGAAATTTTATCCAATTATATTCAGCATGAACAACATCAATCAAAAAAAATGATAGCTTATGGTACAAGAATGCACTCTAATGGGAAGACTCATCTAATGCTTATAGGATTGTAAACTTGCATTATGAGGATCAGTGCAGTGTTTCGTTTGGAAGATTGGTATAGATCTTCTTCAATATCCAGATATCTGACCTGTCTTAGTTTGGGCTTCTAATGCTGCAATGAAGTATCACAACCCAAAAGCAAGTTAAGGGGGAAAGAATATATTTGCCACACACTTATATATCTCTGTTCGTGATAAaagtaagtcaggacaggaactcaaacagagcaagaACCTGAGGAAAGGAGGTGttgaagaggccatggaagagtggtGCTTACTGGATTTCTTTCCATGGTGtgtttagcctgctttcttatagatcccAAGACCACAAGTCTAGGGATGGCacaacccacaatgggctgagccttcccctatcaatcactaattaagaaaatgtcccacagacctGCCCACAGCCAATATCATGAAGATGCTATCTTAACTGAGCGTGCCTCTTCTcggatgactttagcttgtgtctaATTGACATAAATCTTCAGCATAACACTCTGGgtcatatatccaaaggactctacatcctactataGAGACATTTCCTTGCTCAAGTTCATTATATTCCAATCAAAAATTATATAAGCTTCCTAAACGTATGAAtttatgaaggcaatctaaatggaATTGAGAAATAACTATCAAGACCAAACCCAACTATACAGATAGTTCTTGTCACCAAAGGAAGCTTCCAGCACAATGAATAGATTATATTTTTCAATAGCTAGCGAAAGAGGCACCACAGTGATGCCCCCAAAAGCACAGgctcctctgctgtggatattgctctgtatgctgtgaatgtgttgctcagattggttgataaataaaatgtagtttgGCCAAGAGCCACGCAGAAAGTATTGGCAGGATAAGCAAAcaaagagaattgtgggaaggctgTGTCAGGAGACCAAAGCCCACCATCCATgcagcaacatgtaatggcacacaagtaaagccacagaaaacatggcaacatatagattaacagaaatgggctaagtataattttaaaagctaggcagtggtaggcctgagctaatagctgagcagttttaattaatataagcttctgagtgattat
The nucleotide sequence above comes from Peromyscus maniculatus bairdii isolate BWxNUB_F1_BW_parent chromosome 1, HU_Pman_BW_mat_3.1, whole genome shotgun sequence. Encoded proteins:
- the LOC102918917 gene encoding vomeronasal type-2 receptor 116-like, translating into MLSLIFVFLVLKPPLLLCSLTDPVCFLRMKNKKNPDRDKEKDCFFSIYTDHRNMKNEYFSGNLDKQLTPKNIHLIFSLYFAMEEINRNPHILPNISLLVDIKCNLFADKRKSGSTAKRSENFPNYYCKNQRKYLIVFTGPMWEVPATLGPFLYMCRTPELYYGDFQPLLNAHEHFPHLYQMSPKDTSLPLAMVSLLVHFRWNWVGVIISNEDRGIQFLSELREEMQRNIVCLAFVSFITNDNISYFKKANQYNRQIMMSSAKVVIVYGDKDSDLQIHFIVWKILKINRIWVSISQFDKITVTGDFLLDSIHGTLIFSNQNSEMSDFKQFMQTVHPSNYSKEISFAKHWWIYFKCSLSSSNCKKLKDCSATTLLKWLFRHQFGMSMSDSSYNLYNAVYAVAHSLHEMLLGQVDTWSENHGKVLEFDAWQMFSLLKNIQFVNPAGDLVTMNQEAKQATEYDIFYITDFHQSCGFKVKIGKFSGYSPNDPQLYISDEMTEWATNFRQTPPSICSRPCSPGHRKSPQEGKAVCCFDCNPCPENEISNMTNMDRCVKCPDDQYANTKRTHCLKKVVTFLAFEDPLGMSLAGLALCFSSLTAVVLAIFLKHQDTPIVKANNQVLSYVLLISLIFCFLCPLLYIGHPHMVTCVLQQTTFAIFFTMATSSVLAKTITVVLAFKITVPDRRKRWLLASGAPNFVIPICTMIQLILCGIWLATSPPFVDADLHTEHGHILIICNKGSVIAFYCVLGYLGSLSLASFTVAFLARNLPDTFNEAKCLTFSMLVVCSVWITFLPVYQSTKGKATVVVEIFCILASSAGLLFCIFAPKCYIILFKPQINSFHRIRKRHSKTEYIH